The following nucleotide sequence is from Pseudomonas sp. RC10.
TGAACGCCAACAGGTCGCCCACCTGCGCCCGCTGCCAACTGCCATCGGCGACCCTCGCCGCCAGCACCTGATTAAACAAATAGCTGCGCGCCGTCGACAGCAGCCGCGAACGCACGTTGCGCTGTTCAGGCAGGGCCTGGCGTTCGGCATAGTGACGGGCTTCGCCCACGTTGCCGCCTTCGTAGCCAAAGCGCTGGGTACCGAAATAATTGGGGATACCGTGCTGCTTGATGGCTTCAAGCCGCTGATCAAGCAGGGACTTGTCGGCCTGCAGCTGCGTCAGGCGCAGGGTGAAACCGTTGGCCGCATGAGCCCCGCGCTGCAATTTGCGCTTGTGACGCTTGCTGTCGAGGATTTTCAGGGTGTCGTTCTCGGCCGCCGACATGTCTGGATCGGCCTTGCCCGGCAACTGGATGCTGAACCACTGACGGGTCAGCGCCTGACGGTCTTTCAACCCGGCGTACGCCACAGTACGCAACGGCACACCGGCAGCTTTCGCCAGACGCCGTGCGGCTTCTTCGGTGTTCAGCCCGCGTTTTTCCACCCACAGCCACAAGTGTTCGCCATCACCCGACAGCGGGATGTCCAGCACCTCATCGACCTGAAAGTCGTCGGCGGTGGCTTTGAGTACCGCGACTCCCAGTGCGTCGCCATAAGCCCGAGGGCCCAAGAGTTCGAATTCAGTCATGCGGCGATCAATAGCGCAACGGCGTGAACCGCGATGCCTTCTTCACGGCCGGTGAAGCCGAGCTTTTCGGTAGTCGTCGCCTTGACGTTGACCTGATCGAGTTCGACTTGAAGGTCTTCGGCAATCAGCGCGCGCATGGTGTCGATGTGCGGCGCCATTTTCGGGGCCTGAGCGACGATGGTGGCGTCGACGTTGCCGACCTTCCAGCCTTTGGCCTGCACTTGCTTGAGGACGTGACGCAGCAGCACGCGGCTGTCAGCACCCTTGAATTGCGGGTCGGTATCGGGGAAATGCTTGCCGATGTCGCCCAGCGCTGCAGCGCCCAGCAGGGCATCGCTCAACGCGTGCAACAGGACATCGCCGTCGGAATGTGCGAGCAAACCATGCTTGTGCGCAATCCGCACCCCACCCAAGGTAATGAAATCGCCTTCGGCGAAACGGTGCACATCATAGCCGTGGCCAATACGCATAAAAAACGCCCTGAAAAAGTCAGGGCGTGATTCTACCTACTTTGTCGGACATTAGGGCGTCTGACTGGCTGATACAGTGCTTGTCAGACGAGGCGTCCCTCGCTGTAGGGCTGCATGTATTAAAACCTGTGGCAGCGTTTCAACCCGCCAACGCCACGGCGTGATAGCGCAGGTGATCTTCGATAAAGCTGGCGATGAAGTAATAGCTGTGGTCGTAACCAGGCTGCATGCGCACCTCCAGCGGGTGACCGGCTGCCTTGGCCGCCTGCACCAGCGCTTCGGGCTTGAGCTGATTGGCGAGGAAGTCGTCGCGGTCGCCCTGATCGATCAGCAGAGGCAAGCGCTCGGCCGCGTCGGCGATCA
It contains:
- the truD gene encoding tRNA pseudouridine(13) synthase TruD, encoding MTEFELLGPRAYGDALGVAVLKATADDFQVDEVLDIPLSGDGEHLWLWVEKRGLNTEEAARRLAKAAGVPLRTVAYAGLKDRQALTRQWFSIQLPGKADPDMSAAENDTLKILDSKRHKRKLQRGAHAANGFTLRLTQLQADKSLLDQRLEAIKQHGIPNYFGTQRFGYEGGNVGEARHYAERQALPEQRNVRSRLLSTARSYLFNQVLAARVADGSWQRAQVGDLLAFTDSRSFFPAGEAECSDPRLAILDLHPTGPQWGAGDSPAGGNTAELENSVAQREFSLCNWLIKAGMEHERRILRLPIGRLTWHYPEPDILQLEFVLPAGCFATALVRELVDLAPAGQTDSSCVF
- the ispF gene encoding 2-C-methyl-D-erythritol 2,4-cyclodiphosphate synthase, whose translation is MRIGHGYDVHRFAEGDFITLGGVRIAHKHGLLAHSDGDVLLHALSDALLGAAALGDIGKHFPDTDPQFKGADSRVLLRHVLKQVQAKGWKVGNVDATIVAQAPKMAPHIDTMRALIAEDLQVELDQVNVKATTTEKLGFTGREEGIAVHAVALLIAA